TCCTCGATCGAGGAAGAGTCGATCGCAGAAGACCAGGAACGCTTGCCCCTTCGCGCTCTTTTGCTCTGATCCGAGGTTCTGTTTCTTCGCTCCCCCTTTTTCCACGGCTTTTAGGCTTCGGAATTCGATTTTGACGCATGATCTTGTTAGCTGGCGCAATTCTCCAGTATTTAGTCTCGATCTCTCACCTGTTCCTTGAATTTTaggtgataaaaataatttcttgcgTTATTTTCTGTAAGCAGAGATGTTCTAGGGTTAGCTTGAGACCAAATGCCACGGCTTTGGTATTTGTGTTAATTATATAGTCGTAAGCGATTTCCTTGTTTAAGCAAAGATTGTAACCAATATATTGGGTTTGGGTCTTTTTGCTGCGTTAGTGGTAGATGCCAACAGCATGGTCATTATGATTGAGAGGAGGCTACTTTCATGAAAAGTTGTAGTTCATTGCCTTCTTCATATTCAACATAAATATAACTAAAGATATAGATACAGCTCCAAACTAAATCTTCAGGTTATTCAGTTATAAAATGTTCATATAATTGTGAGGTGGTTCTTCCTTTTTTTGATTGCTAAgaagttttaaattattttttttcaaatgatggcaatgatgatgatgatggtattACTCAAACCTATCTTGCAAATATTGTCGTGGTACCATCGAGTTTGATGTAAAACTTATCCGTCCTTTTCCCTTTCTTCATGCTGCTTCATGGTTAATGTATTTGATGTTTTAGCTGCTTCATTTAAGATAGCTTAAGTAAGGCCGAGCGAAGGAAAGAGAGGTTAGGGTTTTGCTTCACGTTTTATACCCCATAACGATACCGGTATTGTTACTGCTCCGAAGGAACTCGGTGGCGGTTCAGCCCCGTTTTCAAGCGAATCGAGGCTTCTCAATCTCTAGTTTTTGTTAGATTTCCTCTGTTGCTCTCGTAAGAACCTGTAATTTTTAGCTTTAGATAGTTGTTTCTTCGTTTCATTGGTTTCTTCTTTAGTAATTCTTCCAGTTGTATgtggttctttttttttcttttgtggtagTCCGTTATCATCCGCCTGTGCTTGCTTAAATATGTGCGCTTTTTCTTCAAAACCACTCATGGATTTATTTGCTTTAGTGTCTCCGGCGATCTCTGAATTCGTTGGTGGGGCTTTGTCTTTATTTATGTAACAGTATTTAGGTTCATTTCATTCCCTTCTTTTGGGTTTTCACTTAATATTCCGCTTTTTGTAATCCATAGTGGTGCTTATAGTGTTCTCTTCCTTGGTTTGCTTGACATGTTGCAACGTCAAATCAGGATAGGCTGTCATGGCTGACGACGAGCCGCAGCCCCTTAACTATGTCCAAGAGACAGtgttgaagaaaagaaaaaacaatgaGGAATGGGTTATCAAGAAAAGGGAGCGATTAGCAGAGCGAAAGAAAAGTAAAGAAAGCTTGAAGCCTGCCATTAAAAGGCCTGAAGAGTTTGTCAAAGAATATCGTGACAAAGTAAGTCTTCGTACTTGGAAAGCTAAACTACAATGGTTTTACATCTTTGTCTTGTCAGTTTTAGTTTACCAACTTGATTGTCTCATTTAAGAACTGCTCTATTATCGTGGACTCTTCTTATATGCATGACATAATTCCTTTTCTGAAATGTTAAAACTGCCTAACTGCAAATTAACAAAACTCTGTTGGATTACCTACCTCTATGATCTTCAGGACAATGGCCCATAAAATATTTCACCATCCTCAAGTGCTAAAAATTTTTAAGCTAGCAGGAACTGGCTTGTTCTAATCCATTATCTTGTATTCTTTATGATGTCATATACATAGTTGaagcacacagagagagagagagagagagagagagagagagagagagagagatgagcagCAGCATCAAACAGGAGGAAAGGCGAGGTGATGTATTGAGGCATTGTTATGCCAACAAATCAAATCAGCTTAGGTTTGTCCAATGCAGAAACATTGGGCTGGGTGGGCCAAATTGTCATTGGCTGAGTTTGGAAAGAAGTTATTCGATGAATATAGGATCAGAACTTTTAAAAAGGACAAACTTTTCTCcaatattacttttgctgcaactTATCATCATTTAGAAATTGAGAATCTGTTTCAGCTGTTCTCTAAAAGGCAGTCAAAAGGGCTAAAATGATGGTACATGGCCATGTAAGAATGCCAAAATTGGATTGTAATCTAGATTGAGTAGAAGCCATACTCCTTTTACACATTTCCAGTACGCTTACCCTTAATTTACGTTTAGATGGGAGCTAGACTTAATTGAATTGTGTACCTAACCAATATTGGTTTGGCTTAACCCTAGCCCATACACATAAATTGCATCTGCTGCACTCAATCATGCCTTTAGACATCAATGCTGTATATATCTTGCAATTACCCACTGGAAATTACGATTCAGTAGTGAACTTTATTGCAttgttcaacatgaatttcaagtcaaatgatggtATGTTCCAATTTGTTCTTTTGGCATGTGGAAATGTTGGTTTAGATGCTTCATCATCTATTAGAATGTGCTAACATAGGGGATCTTTAGTTAATCCTGCTAATGGATTCTCATTTGATGCAATTTATACAATGCACATGATCCCACGTTTAAcaattaaaatttcaaagtaGGAGCATATTCTTGATGTAGGTCAAGCACATGACGAGCAAAGAAacgatatgtatatatttaaatttgGGAATAGAGCAAGAGAGACAGTGAGAGTCAGGAATTGATACTAattcagataaaaaaaaagaaactcacTCTAGTTTAAGGAAAAACACGATGAAGGTCTCATACCTCACATTAATTACATATAATGTGGTAAAAGAATGGCGGTTTATTCAATCATTCTATTATCCTTAGTTACGAGCACTTTCactttttttatatttctcaAGTAAAGAACACATACAAAAAACGAGGAAAGATTACAAATCCATCAAAGTGAATCAATCATATACACTTTCTCATGGTTGTTTTTTGAGAAAGATGGAATTTCAGATGTGATTTGAAGAATAACCattcttttttatgatttatctGATTGATTGACTTTTCTGATGATCAATTTCTTCCATCATTTTGTGTTgactttttttattcttcttggatAATCTAGAACACTAAAGTAGAGAGATGTTGTCATGTGGCAactcatgacattgtaaagtatcCCTAAACTAACCAAATTTATTCAAATGAGATATAAATTTAAATGGCTCCTCATTTCTTAAGATATCAGAAGGTATATCATATGAAATGAATTGGTTTATGCCAATGTTGAAGTATCATTTCAGATCATTCATTTTTTCCCTATTTATGTTGTATGATAACCCTTGCATGCAATAGGTCGCTCCTCTTGACATGGGTAACAAAGGTTCAAGTCACAGAAATATTTTCCATACTTGCAACAGTCAGACTGCATATGTTGACATTCTCTAGTCTCCACATTGGTGACAGCATCATGCACTGAGCCAATCCTAGACTTTCTTTAATTTTGAATTTCTTTCTGTTACAAAATTAAAGAAGAAATCTGTTTCTTTTACAATGTGTCACTAGTCTTAAGTAATCAAAATTTCCAGCTGAACACAAACTTTTATGATGAGGGATATGAACCAACCATTAGGTTGGTTCTCTAGTCATAGCTGAACAGGGTCTTGAGCAGGCCACCTGACCTCTTAAAAGTAACTCCAATAGGTTGCTACTTTGTCTAAAATTGGTAAACTCCTTAAGCACCTGAGACAACTCGAACTCAACCAAAATCCTGACCTAAGTGACCTGTTAAACATTGATCAACATTACAACTGAGACTTTGTTGAGATGACCAAAAAATGACCGTGTGTTCTAACTAAGACTTGGAATAATCTAAAATAAACTTGACATAGTGAAAAGCAAACTCATGGGAATTGGAGATGTAGATAGTACATATAAGGTAGTTCTGTTTGTGATGCCTTCTGTTCAAATATTTTATGTTTGTCTCAGTCTCTTGCTTTCACTGGAAAAACTATTGTGCTCTCTATTTTCttgaggaaaatttgatgctagtgTGTTATGTTTGAGTTTGTGGGCAGATAAAGAAATTCACAAAAGTTTGGATTTGTGTGTAAATTGCAAAATATGGATATGTATTTAGTCCCGAATTCTGATGAAAGGGGTGTGACTTGCTGTGTTATTCCTTGGTGGCAGATATCTACCATGTTCTCATGGGTATCTCTTGACCTTGGTTGCTGTGGCTTATACTTTGTGATGTAGTGAAGTCAGTTAGATATGTGCCTTCCAGCACTCTGGATTTTCATGCAGTTCAATTAATATCTGTTTGTAGATAAGTTCTGTAGTTAATCTAACTGCCTTATATATAAGAAGGGTCAGTTCTCAATTTTGGACCTAATGAGACCATAAATACGTAGGAGCTGGACTTTGTTCGCATGAAGCAGAGGCTAAAGCTACGGAAATCTTCCAATGATGCCATAAAGTCTAAGTTACTTTTTGTTATTCGCATCCATGGGTGAGTTAGATATCATGTGATCCTGCTTTTTTCTGTTCTTGAACTTCATGTTTAACCTTCTTGGATGTTTTTTTATCTGCTCAAATGTTACCTTGAATTCAGATCAAAGGATATGCATCCCCGGACAAGACAAATCTTAAATAAGTTGCGGTTGAGACATATCTTAAGTGGTGTATTTCTGAAAGCCAATGAAGCAAATTTGAGAATGCTTCTGACTGTAGAACCGTTCATTACTTATGggtaattatgcaaaacttaattCTAACCTAAACTgttcttttttcttctaatttgttTGGTTTCAACTTTATAGTTATCCTACTTTGAAAAGTGTGAGGGAGCTTGTTTACAAGAAGGGCTGTGGAAATATAGAAAAGGAGAGGACTCCTCTTACTGACAACAACGTCATTGAGCAGGTATGATGGTGGTCAAGATATTGCTAATACTACTTTAGATTTTCTGTCATATTTGAGCAACTAAAGTGCAAATTTCTGTCATCGTATGAGATACTTAGTAGTTTCATGTGCAAATTTATTTCTTAGTTCACATTGAGAATGTTCATGTCTTTAGCATTGCACATGGACAGTTTTTTACTTCATTTTCTTTGGTTTGTTTCAGACATGATAAAATGTGTTGCTACATGGTAGTTTGCAGTGTTTTCTTTCTGGAGGTGTACCTGTCATAGTAACTTCTCTGCATATCCTTGAAGTAAAGAAAGTTATGCAATAAAATGAAGCTCTTGGAAATACTTAGGATAGATATTCCAGTGGAAACCTAAGCTTGATCTGGTTATTAACATTCAGAAAGCTGCACATGACTCTTTAGTGAATGGGAGATATCTTTTTGCACTTCTATACCCTACTGATCCTTTTGTGTATAAAGACTCTTGATCTTCAGTTATTCTGTTATCTTAGGGAGTTCTTTCTTCTAAGATGGACATAGCATGGTGGTCATGGCTTAgtgccactttttttttttttctgtcttttgtcttaaTGCCTGGGCTTTTGTGCATATCGACACTTGATTACTGCTTCATTCCAGGCATATAAATGATACAACTTTTAGGACCTCGATTAATTTCTGGAGATAAACTTCTGGTGGTGACCTCGACTACactacagcaaatttccagccagcCACAGCTCAGCAGCCAATTTTGTTGTGTAGTCAAAATATCTGACCATGCAGCAGCATTAATTGACTTGTAGGGTCTCCGGTCCATGATTTTTTATCTCCAGTATGATAGGCTAAGGCCTTCCATCTTAACTTACCAGCATATCAATTGTCAATAAATTATGGGAAATCTAGCAGAAGCCTGCACCAGGTCACCGAGCCGACATTCTCATTGTGAGACTTGAATGCAAGACAGCTCTTCTGCTTTCATTATCTGCTTCTTTGTTTTGTCACTTTCTTCTCGTCTTCTTGGTATTTGTTACCGAACCAGAAGTTTATACACTTGTTAATATTTGTTGTGTGTGAAATAGGCACTTGGGAAGTATGGTATCATCTGTCTTGAAGATGTCGTGCATGAGATCGCCACAGTGGGATCACATTTCAAGGAGGTTACCAGCTTCCTGTGGCCATTCAAGCTTAAATGCCCAGAACGCAGATTACAGATGAAGAAAAAGCTCTACAAGGAGGGTGGCGATGCAGGCAACCGTGAAGATCACATCAATGAGCTCATTGATAAGCTGAACTAAGAGGGATGAGCTTGTGGTGGTCCATGTCAAGCATGGATGACATCAATTAAACTAGTTTTGCCAGACTTTTTAGCTTTTTATGGCTTGGAAAAGTATTTTGTGGAAATCAGTAATGTTGTATTCCCTGGcatctttttgttttcttcttttaacaTCAAAATCATAATCGTCTTGTCTTTTTGACTCTTTTAACATCCTCAATAGATTCTTCCACTCGTCATGTTCATAATTTTGTTTTAATGATCATCTTTTTTCATTTTTGGCATGGTTAATTGGCTGATTCATCTGTTCTGGTGTTAGACGCTTGTCGTCCGGCTTTAATGATCATATGTTCTGACGTGGGTAACCTTCAGGTCATGGTTTTAAGTGGGGCAAATGTCATATCGCTTGTCGTCCGTCTGCTTGTCCCACCGTGGCCCGAATGGCTACCAAATCCATAAGCGGGTATGTGTGGTGGGCGCCGCAGTCGCCGGGTGAggtgaaaatatcatttttgacGTATCCATCCGTTAGAAGTTAtgtatttcttataaattttgatagCACATCACTTATGTATTTCTCTTGACATTATGatctttacataattttagatATAATAGCGTATTGTTTTCCTTCAAATACTAATGTTCACATATTCATCCAGAAAATGTAAGCTAATTGTGATTAGTGTTAGTTTGTATTAATTAGTTtgagttaaaatatttttatgcatCTAACGTATctataatattcttataattattaGTGGTTTTGAAAGGATATTAATATCATTGAAAGTAGATTTACCACCATTTATAGATATACACAAGCTTTTGAGAatttgttaaattaaatttgaagaaaataaataaaaaaacaataaCTTATTTTGgactaatattatatttatatatgtgcaaATTTGCCAGCTGGTGTTCGAAAAAAAGGAAAGACGAGAGAAGAGGGACCCACGCAGATGTCAGTGGGGGCCCAACTCCAGTTAGGTGGGCCCCGTCTTTCGTATGGGTAGGCGGGTTCGTCATCTAAATCCGGAAGTACTAATGGCACCCCACGGCCACACCCATGATCTCCCAAGTCCCGACCCAACTGGGTGAGAAATACGGGTGCTCGAGTCTGGGTGCGATAACagccatccccccccccccccgccccttcCCCCTCCTCCTCGTCTCTCGTTCTCGCTGCGACGAACCCTAAATCCCTTCCCTCTTCCAACTCTGCTCCTCGATCGAGGAAGAGTCGATCGCAGAAGACCAGGAACGCTTGCCCCTTCGCGCTCTTTTGCTCTGATCCGAGGTTCTGTTTCTTCGCTCCCCCTTTTTCCACGGCTTTTAGGCTTCGGAATTCGATTTTGACGCATGATCTTGTTAGCTGGCGCAATTCTCCAGTATTTAGTCTCGATCTCTCACCTGTTCCTTGAATTTTaggtgataaaaataatttcttgcgTTATTTTCTGTAAGCAGAGATGTTCTAGGGTTAGCTTGAGACCAAATGCCACGGCTTTGGTATTTGTGTTAATTATATAGTCGTAAGCGATTTCCTTGTTTAAGCAAAGATTGTAACCAATATATTGGGTTTGGGTCTTTTTGCTGCGTTAGTGGTAGATGCCAACAGCATGGTCATTATGATTGAGAGGAGGCTACTTTCATGAAAAGTTGTAGTTCATTGCCTTCTTCATATTCAACATAAATATAACTAAAGATATAGATACAGCTCCAAACTAAATCTTCAGGTTATTCAGTTATAAAATGTTCATATAATTGTGAGGTGGTTCTTCCTTTTTTTGATTGCTAAgaagttttaaattattttttttcaaatgatggcaatgatgatgatgatggtattACTCAAACCTATCTTGCAAATATTGTCGTGGTACCATCGAGTTTGATGTAAAACTTATCCGTCCTTTTCCCTTTCTTCGTGCTGCTTCATGGTTAATGTATTTGATGTTTTAGATGCTTACTTTAGGTTATTTTTCAGGTTTGAGGGGATTCCTGTGTTTTTGATTGTTCAGT
This Musa acuminata AAA Group cultivar baxijiao chromosome BXJ1-2, Cavendish_Baxijiao_AAA, whole genome shotgun sequence DNA region includes the following protein-coding sequences:
- the LOC135596142 gene encoding large ribosomal subunit protein uL30x-like; this translates as MADDEPQPLNYVQETVLKKRKNNEEWVIKKRERLAERKKSKESLKPAIKRPEEFVKEYRDKELDFVRMKQRLKLRKSSNDAIKSKLLFVIRIHGSKDMHPRTRQILNKLRLRHILSGVFLKANEANLRMLLTVEPFITYGYPTLKSVRELVYKKGCGNIEKERTPLTDNNVIEQALGKYGIICLEDVVHEIATVGSHFKEVTSFLWPFKLKCPERRLQMKKKLYKEGGDAGNREDHINELIDKLN